A stretch of Carassius auratus strain Wakin unplaced genomic scaffold, ASM336829v1 scaf_tig00216111, whole genome shotgun sequence DNA encodes these proteins:
- the LOC113097122 gene encoding adhesion G protein-coupled receptor E3-like: MSHCHPIIDTFKREGLILMSLEECRTTGRCKDLLDNIENMTAEVLPLTNVTSILNVVLKTSGMISESSSADKLISDGNRFLKASEKLVSMLVKPTNISDNVSFTLDTLEVEIFMVGPQVTLEKIPRLNTTKSSVDIDLIGIAKNNIETTAVAFMSYNTMENLLKPDFFNTPEDMFKTMMSTVISATLPKTNYTKLTKPVNFTLRHIRDFDPSGSLSCVYWNISEWIVDGCSVLETNSSYTVCSCVHLSTFALIMQTSCAPESDPLLDLLNLVCVIVGLVFFSLALLTFAFCQWSPGVNNVARINICISLLLAHLLFLLTQQFLNLIQRQKVLCAVISGLLHFLFLSGFVWMFIEAVLLFICVKNLSQISSINRKVLSSGFLCVLGYLVALAVVAVSVVVDPNGYGSEKCWMKIDKGFISRFLGPVCMILMSNMILFIKIIISLNSTLKNLNAEVSQMKQTKVMVFKTLGQFVVLGCSWILGFFTNCSKVLEILFLILNSQQGTFIFLIYCVLNNKVRQQYRKFFRYLCSIKQQDYSIMFKK, translated from the exons GTCTGATCCTCATGTCGCTAGAAGAATGCAGG ACCACAGGACGGTGTAAAGATCTTCTTGACAATATAGAGAACATGACGGCAGAAGTGCTTCCATTGACA AATGTGACCAGCATTTTGAATGTGGTCCTCAAAACGTCAGGCATGATTTCGGAGTCATCATCAGCTGACAAACTGATTTCAGATGGAAACCGTTTTTTAAAAGCCAGTGAGAAACTTGTGTCCATGCTCGTAAAACCAACAAACATAAGTGACAATGTCAGTTTTACTCTTGACACTTTGG AGGTAGAAATCTTCATGGTTGGACCACAGGTAACCCTAGAGAAAATCCCTAGACTTAACACAACAAAATCTTCTGTGGACATCGATCTCATTGGTATTGCCAAGAACAACATTGAAACAA CTGCTGTGGCTTTCATGAGCTACAACACGATGGAGAATCTACTGAAGCCAGACTTCTTTAACACACCAGAAGACATGTTTAAAACCATGATGTCCACTGTGATCTCAGCTACTCTTCCCAAAACCAACTACACTAAACTCACCAAACCAGTCAACTTCACCTTGAGACACATCAGA GATTTTGATCCCAGTGGTTCTCTGTCCTGTGTGTACTGGAATATCAGCGAGTGGATTGTAGATGGATGTTCTGTTTTAGAGACCAACAGCAGCTACactgtgtgttcatgtgttcatctGTCCACATTCGCTCTCATCATGCAAACCAGCTGTGCACCAGAG AGTGACCCACTGCTGGATCTGTTGAATTTGGTGTGTGTGATCGTGGGGCTGGTGTTCTTCAGTTTGGCCCTGTTGACCTTTGCCTTTTGTCAGTGGAGCCCTGGAGTGAATAATGTGGCTCGAATCAACATCTGCATCAGTCTTCTGCTGGCTCACCTTCTGTTCCTGCTCACACAGCAGTTCCTGAATCTCATACAGCGTCAGAAG GTGTTGTGTGCCGTGATCTCAGGCCTTCTgcacttcctctttctctccggcTTTGTGTGGATGTTCATTGAAGCTGTGCTGCTCTTCATCTGTGTGAAGAACCTATCACAGATCAGCTCCATTAATAGAAAGGTTCTTAGCAGTGGATTCCTGTGTGTGCTTGGATATTTGGTTGCTCTGGCTGTGGTGGCCGTGTCTGTTGTGGTGGATCCTAATGGATATGGAagtgaaaa GTGCTGGATGAAAATAGATAAAGGCTTCATTTCAAGATTTCTGGGACCTGTTTGCATGATACTAATG TCAAACATGATTCTCTTCATCAAAATCATCATCAGTTTAAACTCAACTCTAAAAAATCTCAATGCCGAAGTCTCACAGATGAAACAAACCAA GGTTATGGTGTTTAAAACACTTGGGCAGTTTGTGGTTCTTGGTTGCTCCTGGATTCTGGGTTTCTTCACTAATTGCAGTAAGGTGTTGGAGATCCTCTTCCTGATCTTGAACTCTCAGCAGGGAACCTTCATCTTCCTGATCTACTGTGTCCTCAATAATAAG GTCAGGCAGCAGTACAGGAAGTTCTTCAGATATCTTTGCAGTATCAAACAACAGGACTACAGCATAATGTTCAagaagtaa